The Filimonas lacunae genomic sequence CACGCGGGTCGCTGACTATGATCACCAAATTGGGGTTAGCTGCTTTGGCAGCTTCTATCCTGCGCCATAATATCGGATGGCACCAGGCAGGGTTGGCGCCGGCTATAAAAATGCAATCAGTCAGTTCTATATCATCATAGCAACCCGGCACAATATCTTCCCCTAACGACATTTTATAAGCAGCTACTGCACTGCTCATACAAAGCCTGGAATTAGTGTCTATATTATTACTGCCAATAAAGCCTTTTATCAGCTTGTTCACCACATAGTATTCTTCGGTTAAGCATTGCCCCGATGCGTAAAAGGCTACTGCATCGGGGCCAAAACGTTGAATGATAGCTGTAAACACTGCGGCTACCCTGTTTAATGCCTCGTCCCAGCCGGCCCTTTGCCGGGGGCCGTATTTGCTATATCTTATTTCGGGGTATAGCAGCCGATCGGTAGTATCCATTACTGTATAATGCAGGTTCATGCCTTTGCTGCATAACATGCCTTTGTTTACCGGATGCTCTTTATCACCCTCTACCCAAATTTTACCGTCGCGCTGTTGATGAACTATTACCCCGCATCCCACCCCACAGTAGCAACAGGTGGTTTTATACATTTCCGGCATGGCATTATATTTTATTCCGAAATGGCCAGCGCTGCTTCGCCAGGCACAAACACTTCCGTAGATTCTTTTACTTTAAAACGTGTAATCAGCACTATTGCCGATACAGCTATCACCATACAACCTATATAGCTAAATGCCTGTATGTAAGTGATAGTGGTGGATTTAAACAGAAAGCCAAACAGCATACCGCCTAAATTGCCGCCTGCCCCCACTACACCGCTGATTAAGCCTATGTTGTTATTGTGCAGGAAGGGAACAATACCGTAGGTGGCCCCATTAGCCATTTTTAAAAACAAGGCAAAAAACAGCATGGAGGTAATGGCCAGTATAAAAGTGCCGGCCTGCGCAAACAGCAATAACCCCAGCCCTTCCAGCAGCAACACAATAGCCAGTAACACGCCTTTTCCACGCATACCAAACCGTAAGCCCACTTTGTCTGAAACAATGCCGCCTAATGCACGTGCAAACAGGTTCATAAAACCAAATACACCGGCCCAGAAACCTGCTTGTTGTTGTGGTAAATGAAAGGTGTCGGTAAAGTGCAGTGCCGCCACGTTGTCAAAAGTGATTTCCATACCAAAACACATGGCATAGGCCATTACCAGGGCCCATATGCGCCAGTCGGCCAGCACCCGCCAGTCTGTTTTACTTTTCACTTTGCTGTATCCGGTTTCTTCAAAATTGCCGGCAGGCGTATCCTTAGTGTACCGTGCATATAAAAAAGCCACTATCAGCATCATTACACCCGGCACAATCATGGCGTATCGCCAGGCTTTTTCAGGTGCGTAGCCCATACCTACAATAGCGGCAAAAATCAAAGGCATTACCATATTAGTAACACCACCACCCAGGTTACCCCAGCCGCCTGCTACCGCATTGGCAGTGCCTTTTATATTGGCGGCGAACATCATAGATGTATGAAACTGGGTAATGACAAAAGAAGCCCCTATTACGCCTATCGCCAGCCTGAATAGTAAAAAGGTATGGTAGTCCTTAGCCAGTCCTACCAGAAACACAGGCACTGCGCCCACCAGTAACAGCCGTACTGCTGTTTTGCGTGGCCCCCAGGTGTCGCACAACCGGCCTATGATCAGCCGTGCTATAATAGTGCTGGATACAGATGCAATGATAATATTGCCTATCTGGTTTTTGTTTAATCCCAAATCGGCCCTTATAGTAGGCATTAAGGGGGCCAATCCAAACCAGCCGAAAAAGCACACAAAAAACATTAACCACGTAATGTGAAAAGTTCTCATTTGTACTCCTCTGGCACTAAACACGGGTAGTGTAGTGAGCGGATTTTGATGAACAGTACCAGGCATAACAACAGATTTTACAGGTGATTGAAATAAATGGTACACATGGCAAGCAATCATCACGGGACATAATAATAACGTGTATCTATGCTAATGCATTGATATGCAAAAGTTTATGTCCTTTGATTCCACAAAAACTACATCTGCTTTCTCATTAGTCCCCTGCCGGGCACATAACTAAAGCCATCGGCAACAGCTACTGACAGGGACAGGACAGTTGGTTATTAGAAATAAATCTATATAATGATTTCAGGCACGAAATGGAAATTATATAGAGTTTTAAATGACCTGTGTCATAAATTTAGATTTAATTATTTAACTTTCCAATATAAATTGTGATTTATGTAATGATATTTTTATTATCTACATATATGTTATTGGTCGCCTTACTTCACTGTTTTTAAAATCTGATGCCTATGTTGCAGGATTCCTTTGGCCGTTTACACACTTATTTGCGTATTTCCCTTACCGATCAGTGTAATTTTCGCTGCCAGTATTGTTTACCTGATGAAAGTGAAACGTTTATGCCCCCGCATCAGCTGATGCAGGCAAAAGAGGTAATGCAGCTGGCAGAGGTGTTTTGTAAGATGGGGATTACCAAAATTCGCATAACCGGTGGTGAGCCACTGATCAGGAAGGATGCGACTTCTATTATACAACAACTGAGTACCCTGCCTGTTTCCCTGCATATCAGCACCAATGGCACTCGTATACATACATTATTACCCCTGCTGCAAAAGGGAAGCATCAGTTCAGTAAACATTAGCTTGGACAGTCTTGATGCAGCCACTTTCCGGCAAATTACCAGGCGAAATGTTTTTCAGTTGATAGTCAACAATATAGATCTGTTGTTGCAATATAATATTCCGGTAAAAATCAATGCCGTTATTATAAAAGGAATCAATGATCACGAGATAAATGATTTTGTAGCCTGGACAAAGCGCGCCCCCATACACATCCGTTTTATTGAGTTTATGCCTTTTACCTATAATCAGTGGAGTCACGAACAGGTATATACCTGCCAGGGGATACTCGCGCAAATTCAGCAACAATATATATTGATGCCAGCTGTAGACAGTGCCGGAAATACTGCCCAAACCTATACACTTCCGGGGCATCAGGGTACCGTGGGCGTTATCAGCACCATTAGCCAGCCCTTTTGCAGCACGTGCAACCGCATACGGTTAACGGCAGATGGCAAAATGAAAAACTGCCTGTTTTCTGCCGGTGAAACAGACCTGCTCACTGCTTTGCGGGAAGGCCGGGATGTGGCTTCGCTGATACAACAAAATCTGCTGGGCAAGGCGGCGGAACGGGGCGGGCAATTTACCGCCATGCCTGCGCAACTGAACGTTGCTACACTGCAAAACCGCAGCATGATAGCTATTGGAGGATAATAAAAATGGATAAGATATGATTAGTGTATCGGAAGCCAGACAGTTCATCAGCAATTATACCGGAAGAAGTTCCGTTGTAACGCTACCCCTGGTTGAAGCAGCCGGCCTGACATTGGCAGCTGATATTTTCTCGCCTGTGGATGTCCCGTTTTTTCATCAATCAGCTATGGATGGCTATGCTTTTTGTTATCAGCATTGGCAACAGCAACCTTTATCAGTTACGGCACATATTCCGGCAGGTAGCTGGCATACGCAACAGCTGGCTGCTCAGCAGGCGGCACGCATTTATACCGGCGCTGCGCTACCCATAGGTGCTGATACAGTGGTTATGCAGGAAAAAACGCAGCTGGCGGGCCAGTTGCTGCATATAACAGATGAACAATTGCAACAGGGAAGTAATGTAAGGCCACGCGGTAGTGAAATTGGCAAGGGGGCGCTGGCATTGCACGCTGGCACTTATCTGAATGCGGCTGCTATTGGTTTTCTGGCTAACCTGGGCATTGCCTGTGTTCCGGTGCATCGTAAGTTAAAGGTGTCCATTATAGTCACTGGTAACGAGCTTTTGCAACCTGGCAACTCTATTAGTCATGGTCAGGTATATGAAAGCAATTCCTTTATGCTTACTGCTGCCCTGCAAAACTTACCGGTAATACAACTGGCTACGCAATATGTGCAGGACGATGTACCGGCTACCATCAGTGCCATACAGGCTGCCTTGTTATATAGTGATATGGTATTGCTTACAGGTGGTGTAAGTGCAGGTGATTATGATTATGTAGCAGCAGCCATGCAGGCTTGCGGCGTGCAACAGGTGTTTCATAAAATAAAACAAAAGCCTGGCAAACCTTTGCTTTTTGGTCAGAAAGCACACCAGTTGCTTTTTGGCCTTCCGGGTAATCCTGCTTCTGTGCTTACTTGCTTTTATGAATATGTGCTGCCTGCTATTGAAGCTATGACGGGGCAGCCGCACAGGCGCGTGCAACAGGTGCAACGAAGATTATCCGATACGGTGTATAAGAAAGCAGGGCTTACCCATTTTATGAAAGCAGTTTGTGACGATGTGCAGGTAACGGTTAGCCAGGCGCAGGAATCGTACCGTTTATCTTCCTTTGCAACAGTCAACTGTCTGCTGGTGATGGAAGATGAGGCCACTTGTTACGAAAAGGGGGAATTAGTAAATGTTCATGTATTACCCACTACTATTTAAGTAAAAAACATGGTTAACATCACCCATAAACTATACAGTTTACGCAAAGCTACTGCTATGGCTATTGTTACAGTATCGCGCGAAGCTACCATTGCTGCGGTGCGGGAAAAGCAAATTCCTAAAGGAGATGTTTGTGAGTTTGCACGGGTGGCAGCTTTGTTTGCTATCAAAAAAACCAGTGAAGTTATACCTGATTGCCATCCCCTGCCTGTAGAGTATGCTTCGGTAAACTTTCACATTACCGGCTTGCAAATACATATTACCGTAGAGGTACATACGGTTTACCGCACCGGTGTGGAAGTGGAAGCCATGCATGGCGCTGCTATTGCAGCATTAACTCTGTACGATATGCTAAAGCCTGTGGATGATTATATTATCATCAGCTCTATCACCCCTAGTAAAAAAGAAGGTGGCAAGTCTTCTTTTGCAGCTGCTCCGGCTACTGTAACCTGTGCAGTGATCGTTTGTTCGGATAGTATTGCTGCTCAAACCAAACAGGATACTGCCGGTAAGGCAATCTTGTCTGTATTGGAGCAGCATGGTTTACAAGCTGGTTTTTACGGAGTTATTCCTGATGAGTTTGATATCATACAGCGAACGGCTTTGCAGCTAAGTGAATCGGGTTACCAGTTATTGCTGTTTACCGGGGGCACGGGGTTATCGCCACGCGATGTAACGCCCGAAGCTATTGCGCCCCTGCTTAGCCGGCCTATACCCGGCATTATGGAAGCGGCGCGTCAATATGGCCAGGAAAGAACACCTTATGCTATGTTGAGCAGAGGGGTTGCCGGCTTTTTAAAAGATACATTGATTATCACACTGCCAGGCAGCACCCGTGGTGCAGAAGAAACAATGCTGGCTTTATTCCCCTATGTACTGCATCTTTTTAAAGTGGCTAAGGGGGCACGGCACGATAAAGAATAGCAGCAGTTATTTACCGGGCTTGCGCCGGTGTAAAGCCATACTGTTTTTTAAACGCGGTACTAAAATGCTGTACAGAAGAATAGCCAAGCTGGCTGGCCACTTCTTTAATGGCTATGCCAGCGCGCAATAAATCTTTTGACCGCTTTAGCTTTGCTTCGTTCAGGTAGCCAAATACCGTGTTGTTGTATAATTCTTTAAAGCCGTTCTTTAATTTAAAGGTGTTGGTGCCGGCAATGGTGGCCAGTTGTGTTAAAGAGGGTGGCGCATCTGCATGTTGCAAAAGATACTCCTGTGCATACTGGATGCACTCTTTATCATAGGCATTTTTAAGCACTGTTTTAGGCATGCTTTTACCAAATGCAGCGTTGATGCTTTCTGCCTGTAAAGTAAGCAGGTCGTAGCATTTCGATTGCACATACATTTGTCTTAACATGCCGGTATATGGGTTGTTGGTGATCTTGTCTATGCAGGCATGCATTTCCGGCGTCATGGTTAAGCTTTTGATCCCTGCCATGGAATCTTGTCCTGCCGCCACTTTTCCGGCAAACTTTTCCAGTGCCGGATTACTGTTTTCAAACAGCTTTACAAAATAGTCGCGGTTAAAATGAATTTCAAAATGCGCGTGCACGCCATTGGTACCATATTCTGCTGTGCCTTCAAATTCGCGTGCGTATAATATATTATGCTGCCGGTCAGTGAAACGATGGTGAAAACCACTGATGTTATTGGTAAAAGAACCACTACCTCCTAATGTAAAGTTCAGTTCCACAATATCCCGGCTGCTGGTAGCCTTTAGCTGAAAACCCGATTGCGCCAACTGCATATCTGCCCGTATAATATACATATTGGGTAACAGCATCTCTTTCAGTTGCATCTGGCCAAAGGAAAATTGATAATCGTGCGCACCCTCCTGTAATAATTCGCCTTTATACACATCGCTTCCATTTACTATTTCCCCTATTTCGTACCAGTTGCCGTTTTGATCGCCAATTTTCATTCCCATAAAAATCCTTTTCGTGTAAAACAGGCTCCCTTTCGTGTAAATACCATCCGACCGGCCTGTATCATCTTTGTACAAATTTACTTTACTAAATAGTAGTATATGAACCTCGCCGGGAATAATAGTTTACTAAATGAGATATTTTACGACACCTTTATATTTGAGGATACTATTTACAATAACATTCGCTTTGGCAGGATGGATGCCAGGGAAGCAGAAATATGGGCGGTGGCCGACGTGGCCAAAGTGATTGATTTTGCCTGGAACATGTCTAAGGGAATGCAAACCATGATAGGTGGCAAGCATGTTTTGCTAACCGCTTCTCAAAAACTGCGCATTGGGCTGGCCCGCACTCTATTGCGCCAAACAGCAGTAAAATACCCCGGCAATGATGAACCGGTTCCCTTCCCTTATGGGCAGCAGTTAGCCGGCAAAAATGCGGTAATGATCATGGCCAGCGAATTGGCTATGATAAAAAATGAAGACCTGGTACTGGTGCTGGATTGAAACCAGTTTATTTCCATACCATCTTTTCATCCCCTGCCTGGTAAGGTAAATACATCATCAGTAATGTCATCATTTCATTGGTAGCCGTCATATCACCGTAGGAGTACACTGCGCGGGGCGGACTGTTGGGATTAAATGGGTTCGCGGCCGTGTTATCGTATACGCAGTGTAAGTGAATAACAGCACCTTTGGGAATATGCACCGGTTTTTTAAAACGGTACATTTCCTGCCACCTGAAATCCCACTGTGGAATATGTACCAATGGAATAGTGTCGCGGGAAGGAGTAATGGCATAGGCTAAAAACTCTTTCCCAATGAAATGCATGTGGGGCCATACATAGATAAGTGATTGCTCTTCTGTTGTTTTTACAGCCAGGTGATAATCGCTTACCCGGTCGGGCCTGATGATGAAAGGAGGGAAAATATCCCTTTCGCCTATACCACCCGATCCCAGGCTGATAATTTTGATGGTGCGCTGTACCGGTGTTTTCCGGAAAAAAAGGTTTACGCCTACTGTAGAGGTTTCTTCTGCTGCAATAGCTGCATAATGTGCTGTTATCAAAAGCACGCCCCGTCTGGGCAAAGTCCATCCTATGTTGGGAGCATAGCTTTCAACAGAAGCGCCGGGTATCCAGCCTGTATAATAAATCATGTTAGATTTTAATGGTTTGTATCCTGCTTCACCGGCCACACCTTCATCGATAACATTTACGTAGGGCGATCCTCCCGTAATATTTATGGCAGTATCTGCTACTTCATAAATGCCATAGTTTACATGATGAATGATTTTTTTGTTGTTGCAATAAAACTCAATGGCTTCAATAGCTACCTCCTGCCCTCTTTCAAAGGGTATTTTAAAAGTTACAAAGCGTTCTGTGTTGTCGCCGGGTATTCGCAAAGGCTTTTCAATTTGCAGTATGGTATCAGGAAGCCGGTTGTAGGCTGTTTTTTGTAACAGGGTGAGTTGTTGCGTGTTCTCTGGCACAGGTTTGCCCCTGGGGGCTTTAGCTGCTATCCATTGCAATAGCAGTTGCTTTTCTTTGGGGGTTAATGAGCGGTTGTTGCCATAATCCTGGTAATGGATGTCGGCTTTCCAGGGAGGCATATAGTTATCTGTAATCACCGTTTTGATGAATGAAGTTCGTTTGGCAATGTCTTCATAAGTAAGCAGGGAAAACGGGGCTGCTTCGCCCGGC encodes the following:
- a CDS encoding molybdopterin molybdotransferase MoeA, with the translated sequence MISVSEARQFISNYTGRSSVVTLPLVEAAGLTLAADIFSPVDVPFFHQSAMDGYAFCYQHWQQQPLSVTAHIPAGSWHTQQLAAQQAARIYTGAALPIGADTVVMQEKTQLAGQLLHITDEQLQQGSNVRPRGSEIGKGALALHAGTYLNAAAIGFLANLGIACVPVHRKLKVSIIVTGNELLQPGNSISHGQVYESNSFMLTAALQNLPVIQLATQYVQDDVPATISAIQAALLYSDMVLLTGGVSAGDYDYVAAAMQACGVQQVFHKIKQKPGKPLLFGQKAHQLLFGLPGNPASVLTCFYEYVLPAIEAMTGQPHRRVQQVQRRLSDTVYKKAGLTHFMKAVCDDVQVTVSQAQESYRLSSFATVNCLLVMEDEATCYEKGELVNVHVLPTTI
- a CDS encoding ABC transporter ATP-binding protein/permease, with protein sequence MNLAGNNSLLNEIFYDTFIFEDTIYNNIRFGRMDAREAEIWAVADVAKVIDFAWNMSKGMQTMIGGKHVLLTASQKLRIGLARTLLRQTAVKYPGNDEPVPFPYGQQLAGKNAVMIMASELAMIKNEDLVLVLD
- the moaA gene encoding GTP 3',8-cyclase MoaA, giving the protein MLQDSFGRLHTYLRISLTDQCNFRCQYCLPDESETFMPPHQLMQAKEVMQLAEVFCKMGITKIRITGGEPLIRKDATSIIQQLSTLPVSLHISTNGTRIHTLLPLLQKGSISSVNISLDSLDAATFRQITRRNVFQLIVNNIDLLLQYNIPVKINAVIIKGINDHEINDFVAWTKRAPIHIRFIEFMPFTYNQWSHEQVYTCQGILAQIQQQYILMPAVDSAGNTAQTYTLPGHQGTVGVISTISQPFCSTCNRIRLTADGKMKNCLFSAGETDLLTALREGRDVASLIQQNLLGKAAERGGQFTAMPAQLNVATLQNRSMIAIGG
- a CDS encoding monooxygenase; this encodes MRIYWVIIVWLTSINRVVSQEITYNTVAPIFAAKCASCHRPGEAAPFSLLTYEDIAKRTSFIKTVITDNYMPPWKADIHYQDYGNNRSLTPKEKQLLLQWIAAKAPRGKPVPENTQQLTLLQKTAYNRLPDTILQIEKPLRIPGDNTERFVTFKIPFERGQEVAIEAIEFYCNNKKIIHHVNYGIYEVADTAINITGGSPYVNVIDEGVAGEAGYKPLKSNMIYYTGWIPGASVESYAPNIGWTLPRRGVLLITAHYAAIAAEETSTVGVNLFFRKTPVQRTIKIISLGSGGIGERDIFPPFIIRPDRVSDYHLAVKTTEEQSLIYVWPHMHFIGKEFLAYAITPSRDTIPLVHIPQWDFRWQEMYRFKKPVHIPKGAVIHLHCVYDNTAANPFNPNSPPRAVYSYGDMTATNEMMTLLMMYLPYQAGDEKMVWK
- a CDS encoding helix-turn-helix transcriptional regulator, which codes for MGMKIGDQNGNWYEIGEIVNGSDVYKGELLQEGAHDYQFSFGQMQLKEMLLPNMYIIRADMQLAQSGFQLKATSSRDIVELNFTLGGSGSFTNNISGFHHRFTDRQHNILYAREFEGTAEYGTNGVHAHFEIHFNRDYFVKLFENSNPALEKFAGKVAAGQDSMAGIKSLTMTPEMHACIDKITNNPYTGMLRQMYVQSKCYDLLTLQAESINAAFGKSMPKTVLKNAYDKECIQYAQEYLLQHADAPPSLTQLATIAGTNTFKLKNGFKELYNNTVFGYLNEAKLKRSKDLLRAGIAIKEVASQLGYSSVQHFSTAFKKQYGFTPAQAR
- the moaCB gene encoding bifunctional molybdenum cofactor biosynthesis protein MoaC/MoaB; its protein translation is MVNITHKLYSLRKATAMAIVTVSREATIAAVREKQIPKGDVCEFARVAALFAIKKTSEVIPDCHPLPVEYASVNFHITGLQIHITVEVHTVYRTGVEVEAMHGAAIAALTLYDMLKPVDDYIIISSITPSKKEGGKSSFAAAPATVTCAVIVCSDSIAAQTKQDTAGKAILSVLEQHGLQAGFYGVIPDEFDIIQRTALQLSESGYQLLLFTGGTGLSPRDVTPEAIAPLLSRPIPGIMEAARQYGQERTPYAMLSRGVAGFLKDTLIITLPGSTRGAEETMLALFPYVLHLFKVAKGARHDKE
- a CDS encoding MFS transporter yields the protein MPGTVHQNPLTTLPVFSARGVQMRTFHITWLMFFVCFFGWFGLAPLMPTIRADLGLNKNQIGNIIIASVSSTIIARLIIGRLCDTWGPRKTAVRLLLVGAVPVFLVGLAKDYHTFLLFRLAIGVIGASFVITQFHTSMMFAANIKGTANAVAGGWGNLGGGVTNMVMPLIFAAIVGMGYAPEKAWRYAMIVPGVMMLIVAFLYARYTKDTPAGNFEETGYSKVKSKTDWRVLADWRIWALVMAYAMCFGMEITFDNVAALHFTDTFHLPQQQAGFWAGVFGFMNLFARALGGIVSDKVGLRFGMRGKGVLLAIVLLLEGLGLLLFAQAGTFILAITSMLFFALFLKMANGATYGIVPFLHNNNIGLISGVVGAGGNLGGMLFGFLFKSTTITYIQAFSYIGCMVIAVSAIVLITRFKVKESTEVFVPGEAALAISE